The following proteins are encoded in a genomic region of Desulfosporosinus youngiae DSM 17734:
- a CDS encoding CGGC domain-containing protein, with product MKVGIIRCQQTEDMCSGSRGFKVAEEGKLALKL from the coding sequence ATGAAAGTTGGAATTATTCGCTGTCAGCAAACAGAGGATATGTGTTCTGGAAGCAGAGGCTTCAAAGTCGCTGAAGAAGGAAAGCTGGCTTTAAAGCTGTAG